A single window of Microbispora hainanensis DNA harbors:
- a CDS encoding ATP-binding protein, which translates to MGKLSRNVLDTRYRPSSRETSWPGWRGRAREWDLVADRLRAARVGGGGVLLVEGQPGVGKSRLLDVAAITAGRWGFRVVRGVADELTQLMPLAPLTSALGEIFLPTGDGGGVSGPADRRLQLLEQLQEPLEALVAHGPVLLTLDDLQWTDHMTMLAVRSLTLDFASSPLVWMLARTTGGGDIPWLDRVFNALEREGAARVRLGALDDTAVAEVVADVLGAEPDPDVLTLAGIADANPFLLVHLIEKLEREGGFRTADGRVRLASARLPSARAVTRERLEELSQPTRHMLQVAGILGRSFSVTDLAEMLGESTGDLLPMLEEAMSAGIVGSAGHELAFRHDLLWEAATEGLSTAVRQALHREAGEMLLKRGGSAVPAAAHLIHSAGPGDVCALLALDQAAREVLRSSPHAAADLATRALELTDAADPEWVSRATVVVDALTAIGRLGEAADLARRALARAPSALAHRLRCALAYILLLSGHPADAVSQAEGLLREEDISRDLRDVAEWTVFWGLITLNDVAEGQRRAEAVLSDRDGHSDTAVVGALLMLSRCAMIDGRVDDSFRHLDEALRIGNRGAVEAVQRPYTRLLLGHLHRCLCQFDAADLAIRAAEEEIETLGVTVLAAQPSLFRARVKLAAARLDDAVAEAEAGMTIADEMGTHGFIRVGLSILAYIAVRRGDINAAVRYIKRYACEPGTAGMLFGSAWERWVEAVIAESQGDLDRATDILRGTYTDTDQQRRTLMTAPLAAVFMTRLALDTRNRAYAQTIVDTADHLARRNPGYPIFAAAAAHARGLLHADPADLAFAAANHPQTWERASAAEDLGVLLMKTGASADRERAINSLDQAHDGYQRIGALRGAARVRARLRALGVRRRHWVQSHQQEFGWNSLTDTERAVAELIAQGLTNRQAAARMFLSPHTVSAHLRRIFAKLDIASRAELARIFAEEHPDHDA; encoded by the coding sequence ATGGGTAAGTTATCCCGGAATGTCCTGGATACGAGGTATAGGCCCAGTTCCCGGGAGACGTCCTGGCCCGGGTGGCGCGGCCGTGCCCGGGAGTGGGATCTCGTCGCCGACCGGCTCCGGGCGGCACGTGTGGGCGGGGGCGGCGTTCTGCTGGTCGAGGGCCAGCCGGGCGTCGGCAAGAGCCGCCTGCTCGACGTGGCCGCCATCACCGCGGGCAGGTGGGGATTCCGGGTGGTCCGCGGCGTCGCGGACGAGCTGACGCAGTTGATGCCGCTGGCCCCGCTGACCTCGGCGCTCGGGGAGATCTTCCTTCCCACCGGCGACGGCGGCGGCGTGTCCGGCCCGGCCGACCGGCGGCTGCAGTTGCTCGAGCAGCTGCAGGAACCGCTGGAGGCGCTGGTGGCCCACGGGCCCGTGCTGCTCACCCTGGACGACCTGCAGTGGACCGACCACATGACCATGCTGGCGGTGCGGTCGCTGACCCTGGACTTCGCCTCCTCCCCGCTCGTCTGGATGCTGGCCCGTACGACCGGCGGCGGCGACATCCCCTGGCTCGACCGCGTGTTCAACGCGCTGGAGCGCGAGGGCGCGGCGCGGGTCCGGCTGGGGGCCCTGGACGACACGGCGGTGGCCGAGGTGGTCGCCGACGTCCTCGGGGCGGAGCCCGATCCGGACGTGCTGACCCTGGCCGGCATAGCGGACGCCAATCCCTTCCTGCTCGTCCACCTCATCGAGAAGCTCGAGCGCGAGGGCGGGTTCCGGACCGCCGACGGCCGCGTGCGGCTGGCGTCGGCGCGGCTGCCGTCGGCTCGGGCGGTCACCCGGGAACGCCTGGAGGAGCTGTCCCAGCCGACCAGGCACATGCTCCAGGTCGCCGGAATCCTGGGCCGTTCGTTCTCCGTGACGGACCTGGCCGAGATGCTCGGCGAATCGACGGGCGATCTGCTGCCCATGCTGGAGGAGGCGATGTCGGCGGGCATCGTCGGATCCGCCGGGCACGAGCTGGCCTTCCGGCACGACCTCCTGTGGGAGGCGGCGACGGAGGGCCTGTCGACCGCCGTCCGGCAGGCCCTGCACCGCGAGGCGGGAGAGATGCTGCTCAAACGCGGCGGATCGGCCGTTCCCGCCGCCGCGCACCTCATCCACAGCGCCGGCCCCGGTGACGTGTGCGCTCTGCTCGCGCTGGACCAGGCGGCGCGGGAGGTGCTGCGGTCCTCGCCGCATGCCGCCGCCGATCTCGCCACCCGGGCGCTGGAGCTGACCGATGCCGCCGATCCCGAATGGGTGAGCCGGGCCACCGTCGTGGTCGACGCCCTGACGGCCATCGGGCGGCTGGGCGAGGCCGCCGACCTCGCCCGCCGCGCGCTCGCCAGGGCTCCCTCCGCGCTGGCGCATCGCCTGCGCTGCGCGCTGGCGTACATCCTGCTGCTGAGCGGCCATCCGGCCGACGCCGTGTCCCAGGCCGAGGGGCTGCTCCGCGAGGAGGACATCTCCCGTGACCTTCGCGACGTCGCCGAGTGGACGGTCTTCTGGGGGCTCATCACCCTGAACGACGTCGCGGAGGGACAACGGCGGGCCGAGGCCGTCCTCTCCGACCGGGACGGGCATTCCGACACGGCGGTGGTGGGCGCCCTGCTGATGCTCTCCCGATGCGCCATGATCGACGGCCGGGTCGACGACTCGTTCAGGCATCTGGACGAGGCCCTGCGGATCGGCAACCGCGGCGCCGTGGAGGCCGTCCAGCGACCGTACACCCGGCTGCTGCTGGGTCATCTTCACCGGTGCCTGTGTCAGTTCGACGCGGCCGACCTGGCCATCCGGGCGGCCGAGGAGGAGATCGAGACCCTCGGCGTCACCGTGCTGGCCGCGCAGCCCTCGCTCTTCCGCGCCCGCGTCAAACTGGCCGCCGCCCGCCTCGACGACGCCGTCGCAGAGGCCGAGGCCGGAATGACGATCGCGGACGAGATGGGCACGCACGGGTTCATCCGCGTGGGGCTGTCGATCCTCGCGTACATCGCCGTACGGCGCGGCGACATAAACGCCGCGGTCCGGTACATCAAGAGGTACGCGTGCGAGCCCGGCACCGCCGGGATGCTCTTCGGATCGGCCTGGGAAAGGTGGGTGGAGGCCGTGATCGCCGAGAGCCAGGGCGATCTCGATCGGGCCACGGACATTCTCCGCGGCACCTACACCGACACCGACCAGCAACGACGCACGCTCATGACGGCCCCCCTCGCGGCCGTCTTCATGACCCGGCTGGCGCTGGACACGAGAAACCGGGCGTACGCGCAGACCATCGTCGACACGGCCGACCACCTCGCACGGAGGAACCCCGGCTATCCCATCTTCGCCGCCGCGGCCGCGCACGCTCGCGGTCTTCTGCACGCCGACCCCGCCGACCTCGCCTTCGCCGCCGCCAACCACCCGCAAACGTGGGAGCGCGCCTCGGCCGCCGAGGACCTCGGAGTCCTGCTCATGAAGACCGGCGCCTCCGCCGACCGCGAGCGGGCCATCAACAGCCTCGACCAGGCGCACGACGGCTACCAGCGGATCGGCGCCCTCCGGGGCGCGGCCCGCGTGCGGGCGCGCCTGCGGGCGCTGGGCGTCCGGCGCCGTCACTGGGTCCAGTCGCACCAGCAGGAGTTCGGCTGGAACAGCCTCACCGACACCGAACGCGCGGTGGCGGAGCTGATCGCCCAGGGGTTGACCAACCGCCAGGCCGCCGCCCGGATGTTCCTGTCTCCGCATACGGTCTCGGCCCATCTTCGCCGGATCTTCGCCAAGCTCGACATCGCGTCCCGGGCCGAGCTCGCCCGCATCTTCGCCGAGGAGCACCCGGACCACGACGCGTAG
- a CDS encoding TauD/TfdA dioxygenase family protein translates to MTTPTAERLTLRPLGPHFGAEVEGLDLATATDEELAAVRAALVDRKVLFFRDQRLDDDGQVALGRRLGELTASHPVVGGVDEAHPEIYALDSADNGFADVWHTDVTFMPRPPLGSILRAVVLPPTGGDTSWADAQLAYDSLSEPVKELADRLTAVHDGNREFGYYLAQRRGGKGNVWDGELVTRLEPVEHPVVRVHPETGRKGIFVNPGFTSHIVGLSEAESRAVLDLLYAHLTKPEHIVRHRWRIGDVAMWDNRSTAHYANRDYGDAHRVMHRITLRGDRPFGPGRTDG, encoded by the coding sequence ATGACCACACCGACCGCCGAACGGCTGACCCTGCGGCCTCTCGGACCCCACTTCGGCGCGGAGGTCGAGGGACTGGACCTGGCGACCGCCACCGACGAGGAACTGGCCGCGGTGCGTGCCGCCCTGGTCGATCGGAAGGTGCTCTTCTTCCGCGATCAGCGCCTGGACGACGACGGGCAGGTGGCTCTCGGCCGCCGTCTCGGCGAGCTGACCGCCTCCCACCCGGTGGTCGGAGGCGTCGACGAGGCGCATCCGGAGATCTACGCGCTCGACAGCGCCGACAACGGCTTCGCCGACGTCTGGCACACCGACGTCACGTTCATGCCCCGTCCGCCGCTCGGCTCCATCCTGCGCGCCGTGGTCCTCCCGCCCACCGGCGGCGACACGAGCTGGGCCGACGCCCAGCTCGCGTACGACTCCCTGTCGGAACCCGTCAAGGAACTGGCCGACCGGCTCACCGCGGTCCACGACGGCAACCGCGAGTTCGGTTACTACCTGGCCCAGCGCCGCGGCGGCAAGGGCAACGTCTGGGACGGCGAGCTCGTCACCCGGCTGGAGCCGGTGGAGCACCCCGTGGTACGCGTCCACCCCGAGACCGGCCGCAAGGGGATCTTCGTCAACCCCGGGTTCACGTCCCACATCGTCGGCCTGTCCGAGGCGGAGAGCCGGGCCGTTCTCGACCTGCTGTACGCCCACCTCACCAAGCCCGAGCACATCGTGCGCCACCGCTGGAGGATCGGCGACGTCGCCATGTGGGACAACCGGAGCACCGCCCACTACGCCAACCGCGACTACGGCGACGCGCACCGCGTGATGCACCGCATCACCCTCCGCGGCGACCGCCCCTTCGGACCCGGCCGTACGGACGGGTGA